One Deinococcus aestuarii DNA segment encodes these proteins:
- a CDS encoding phosphotransferase, which yields MTRSIRATLRAVVTHPDGRRVAAVGGALPAAVVAENTFVGRGLTNAFPALSPWLAPLRRLHFARLGEDPDGTLVREAVWHLDAPCGLRGAAWVLPGELPDAERGWAEAALSPAPPHRPPFARVGWAAGALAWLDEELGEQGLTRARMPEPVKHWGISALWRVGLEGGGDPVYLKAVPAFFAREVTATCVLSGEIPGAAPPVLAADEGRGLLLLGHAGDVPGERDDGTGLAAHLARVQRASVTALPELRSRGMPDHGPAWVAALLPELLREDVLLLGEEGGLSPAEAARLWVLEGRLQEACVRLLASPLPEVVGHGDLHRDNAVRNAGGRWTLIDWSDVSVTHPFLDADPLYLAPEGASPGVREAVQTAYLAEWADLLPLPEGRLLMQDARLVGEVYRALGYTHGIQPHIEDKGESRTAHLEHLRRVLERAEAPVPPVPTHGRASPSPLP from the coding sequence ATGACGCGAAGCATTCGGGCCACCCTCCGCGCGGTGGTCACACACCCGGACGGGCGGCGGGTCGCGGCGGTGGGCGGCGCCCTGCCCGCGGCGGTGGTGGCGGAGAACACCTTCGTGGGGCGCGGCCTGACGAACGCCTTCCCGGCGCTCTCCCCCTGGCTGGCCCCGTTGCGGCGGCTGCATTTCGCCCGGCTGGGGGAGGACCCGGACGGCACCCTCGTGCGCGAGGCGGTGTGGCACCTCGACGCGCCGTGCGGGCTGAGGGGCGCGGCCTGGGTTTTGCCGGGCGAGTTGCCGGACGCCGAGCGGGGCTGGGCCGAGGCCGCCCTCTCCCCCGCCCCGCCGCACAGGCCTCCCTTCGCCCGGGTCGGCTGGGCGGCGGGCGCGCTGGCGTGGCTTGACGAGGAATTGGGGGAGCAGGGCCTGACCCGCGCCCGGATGCCCGAGCCGGTCAAACACTGGGGCATCAGCGCCCTGTGGCGGGTGGGGCTGGAGGGGGGCGGGGACCCCGTGTACCTCAAGGCCGTGCCCGCCTTCTTCGCGCGGGAGGTCACGGCGACCTGCGTGCTCTCGGGCGAGATTCCGGGAGCGGCCCCACCCGTCCTCGCCGCCGACGAGGGGCGGGGGCTGCTGCTGCTGGGGCACGCGGGAGACGTGCCGGGTGAGAGGGACGACGGCACCGGCCTCGCCGCCCACCTCGCGCGGGTGCAGCGGGCGAGCGTGACGGCCTTGCCCGAACTGCGCTCACGCGGAATGCCCGACCACGGCCCGGCGTGGGTGGCGGCGCTGCTTCCCGAACTGCTGCGCGAAGACGTGCTGCTGCTCGGCGAGGAAGGCGGCCTGAGTCCCGCCGAGGCCGCCCGGCTGTGGGTGCTGGAGGGCCGCTTGCAGGAGGCCTGCGTGCGCCTGCTCGCCTCGCCGCTGCCGGAGGTGGTCGGGCACGGGGACCTGCACCGGGACAACGCCGTGCGGAATGCCGGGGGGCGCTGGACCCTGATCGACTGGTCGGACGTGAGCGTGACCCACCCCTTCCTCGACGCGGACCCCCTCTACCTCGCCCCGGAGGGCGCCTCCCCCGGAGTGCGGGAGGCGGTACAGACCGCGTACCTGGCGGAGTGGGCCGACCTCCTGCCCCTGCCCGAGGGGCGGCTTCTCATGCAAGACGCCCGGCTGGTCGGTGAGGTCTACCGGGCGCTGGGGTACACGCACGGCATCCAGCCCCACATCGAGGACAAAGGCGAGTCGCGGACCGCACACCTCGAACACCTGCGGCGGGTGCTCGAACGGGCGGAGGCGCCGGTTCCGCCCGTCCCCACGCACGGGCGGGCGTCGCCGTCTCCCTTGCCCTGA
- a CDS encoding butyrate kinase, protein MIAHVVNPGSSSVKLACATLLPSDNPALPGQLRVSLTRAEVPLPGPPGEEDLAALVRAVLEATEGWPAPDALVARGGWLGQVRAGTYRVTPELASFAASAGRDAAGLGGALALAVAGVRGVPAFVVDPQSVNELLPEARVTGVAGVTREARFHALNARVVARRAAHEVGKRLQDARVVVAHLGATTSVTAFDGGRAVDTTGTGPDGGPLGALQAGPLPTGALLDLARERTGAEVRRLLAAESGFLALTGTADLRELEAREATDPEVQAATAAFVHGACKAVGEQCGALPARPDAIALTGGIARWDSLVDRIERRLAWIAPVIVIPGELELEALAEGAGRVLLGLEPPREWTPPAVPAAGSG, encoded by the coding sequence ATGATCGCGCACGTGGTCAATCCCGGTTCCAGCAGCGTGAAACTCGCGTGCGCGACCCTCCTGCCCAGCGACAACCCGGCCCTGCCCGGCCAGCTCCGGGTCAGCCTCACCCGCGCGGAGGTGCCGCTGCCCGGTCCACCCGGCGAGGAAGACCTGGCGGCGCTGGTGCGGGCGGTCTTGGAGGCCACCGAAGGGTGGCCCGCCCCCGACGCGCTCGTCGCCCGGGGGGGCTGGCTGGGGCAGGTGCGGGCGGGCACGTACCGGGTCACGCCCGAGCTGGCCTCTTTTGCCGCCTCGGCGGGCCGGGACGCGGCGGGGCTCGGGGGCGCCCTCGCGCTCGCCGTCGCGGGGGTGCGGGGGGTGCCCGCCTTCGTGGTGGACCCGCAGAGCGTGAACGAGCTGCTGCCCGAAGCCCGCGTGACCGGGGTGGCGGGCGTGACCCGGGAGGCCCGCTTCCACGCCCTCAACGCCCGGGTGGTCGCCCGCCGCGCCGCGCACGAGGTCGGCAAGCGGCTGCAAGACGCCCGCGTGGTCGTCGCGCACCTGGGGGCCACGACCAGCGTGACGGCCTTCGACGGCGGGCGGGCGGTCGACACGACGGGCACCGGCCCCGACGGCGGCCCGCTGGGGGCGCTCCAGGCCGGGCCGCTGCCCACGGGCGCCCTGCTCGACCTCGCCCGGGAGCGGACGGGCGCCGAGGTGCGCCGTCTCCTCGCCGCCGAGAGCGGCTTCCTGGCGCTGACGGGCACGGCGGACCTGCGGGAGCTGGAGGCGCGCGAGGCGACCGACCCCGAGGTGCAGGCCGCCACCGCCGCCTTCGTGCACGGGGCGTGCAAGGCCGTCGGCGAGCAGTGCGGGGCGCTTCCGGCCCGCCCGGACGCGATTGCCCTGACGGGGGGAATCGCCCGCTGGGACAGCCTGGTGGACCGTATCGAGCGGCGGCTCGCCTGGATCGCCCCGGTGATCGTGATTCCCGGCGAACTCGAACTCGAAGCCCTTGCCGAGGGCGCGGGCCGCGTGCTCCTCGGGCTGGAGCCGCCGCGCGAGTGGACGCCGCCCGCCGTGCCCGCTGCCGGGAGCGGCTGA
- the hpf gene encoding ribosome hibernation-promoting factor, HPF/YfiA family yields the protein MHIYQLSGRNMDVTDALRDYVEEKLTRLDRFSDQITEARVTLTVRDVRDAARRNRVEVQLNVPNGVIRAEEHHADMYAAIDRASDVLERQLRKFKTRYMKRRQDALPEPAPAPAEGEAQVSDDDVEDFRPEIVRQKRFDMRPMSPEDAVTQMEALSHDFYVFKNMDTGGCAVVYRRRDGNYGLIEPS from the coding sequence GTGCATATCTACCAGCTCTCTGGCCGGAACATGGACGTGACCGACGCGCTGCGCGATTACGTCGAGGAAAAGCTCACGCGCCTGGACCGCTTCAGCGACCAGATCACCGAGGCGCGCGTGACCCTCACCGTGCGGGACGTGCGCGACGCCGCCCGGCGCAACCGCGTCGAGGTGCAGCTCAACGTCCCCAACGGCGTCATCCGCGCCGAGGAGCACCACGCCGACATGTACGCCGCCATCGACCGGGCGTCGGACGTGCTCGAGCGCCAGCTTCGCAAGTTCAAGACCCGCTACATGAAGCGGCGCCAAGACGCCCTGCCCGAACCCGCTCCCGCCCCCGCCGAGGGGGAAGCTCAGGTGTCCGACGACGACGTGGAGGATTTCCGGCCCGAGATCGTGCGGCAGAAGAGGTTCGACATGCGCCCCATGAGCCCCGAAGACGCCGTGACCCAGATGGAGGCCCTGAGCCACGACTTCTACGTCTTCAAGAACATGGACACGGGCGGCTGTGCGGTCGTCTACCGCCGCCGTGACGGCAACTACGGGTTGATCGAGCCGAGCTGA
- the pgi gene encoding glucose-6-phosphate isomerase encodes MTSPAAAGSLTQLPAWKALQDHFREVAGLHLRDLFASDPARGERLSAEGAGLYLDYSKNRVTDETLRLLFDLARAAGVEARRDAMFAGERINVTENRAVLHTALRAPRGSEVLVDGHNVVPEIHEVLDRMAAFADSVRSGGWLGFTGRPIRNVVNIGIGGSDLGPVMAYEALKFYARRDLTLRFVSNVDGTDLTEKTRDLDPAETLFVVSSKTFTTQETMANATSARAWLLDALGDDAAVARHFVAVSTNAEGVSGFGIDTENMFGFWDWVGGRYSVGSAIGLSLMIAVGPDGFREFLAGLHDMDEHFRTAPPERNLPMLTGLIGLWYRDFFDAQTHAVLPYDQYLMYFPAYLQQLDMESNGKHVTLDGRTVDYQTGPVVWGQPGTNGQHAFYQLIHQGTSLIPCDFIGLCQTLNPLPPHHDLLMANVFAQTEALAFGKTQAEVEAEGVSPDLAPHRVFEGNRPTNTILADRLTPRTLGALVALYEHKVFVQGAVWDINSFDQWGVELGKVLAGKIVPELQAQGEPQLSHDSSTNTLIRRYRERRG; translated from the coding sequence ATGACCTCCCCTGCCGCCGCCGGTTCCCTGACGCAGCTCCCGGCCTGGAAGGCGCTGCAAGACCACTTCCGCGAGGTCGCGGGCCTGCATCTGCGCGACCTCTTCGCCAGCGACCCCGCGCGCGGCGAGCGACTGAGTGCCGAGGGGGCGGGTCTCTACCTCGACTATTCCAAGAACCGGGTCACCGACGAGACCCTGCGCCTGCTCTTCGACCTCGCGCGGGCGGCGGGGGTGGAGGCGCGGCGGGACGCCATGTTCGCGGGCGAGCGCATCAACGTGACCGAGAACCGGGCGGTCCTGCACACGGCCCTGCGCGCTCCCCGGGGTTCAGAGGTGCTGGTGGACGGCCACAACGTCGTCCCCGAGATTCACGAGGTGCTGGACCGCATGGCCGCCTTCGCCGACTCGGTGCGTTCGGGCGGGTGGCTGGGCTTCACCGGGCGGCCCATCCGCAACGTCGTGAACATCGGCATCGGCGGCTCGGACCTGGGGCCCGTGATGGCCTACGAGGCGCTGAAGTTCTACGCGCGGCGCGACCTCACCCTGCGTTTCGTCTCCAACGTGGACGGCACCGACCTGACCGAGAAGACGCGCGACCTCGATCCCGCCGAGACGCTGTTCGTCGTCTCCAGCAAGACCTTCACCACCCAGGAGACGATGGCGAACGCGACGAGCGCGCGGGCATGGCTGCTGGACGCGCTCGGGGACGACGCGGCGGTCGCCCGGCACTTCGTCGCGGTGAGCACGAACGCGGAGGGGGTGTCGGGGTTCGGCATCGACACCGAGAACATGTTCGGCTTCTGGGACTGGGTGGGGGGCCGCTACAGCGTCGGCAGCGCCATCGGCCTAAGCCTGATGATCGCGGTCGGCCCCGACGGCTTCCGCGAGTTCCTGGCCGGGCTGCACGACATGGACGAGCACTTCCGCACCGCGCCGCCCGAGCGGAATCTGCCCATGCTGACGGGGTTGATCGGGCTGTGGTACCGCGACTTCTTCGATGCTCAGACACACGCCGTCTTGCCCTACGACCAATACCTGATGTACTTCCCGGCGTACCTCCAGCAGCTCGACATGGAGAGCAACGGCAAGCACGTCACGCTCGACGGGCGCACCGTGGACTACCAGACCGGCCCCGTCGTCTGGGGCCAGCCGGGCACGAACGGGCAGCACGCCTTCTACCAGCTCATCCACCAGGGCACCAGCCTGATTCCCTGCGACTTCATCGGCTTGTGCCAGACCCTCAACCCGCTGCCCCCGCACCACGACCTGCTGATGGCGAACGTCTTCGCGCAGACCGAGGCCCTCGCCTTCGGCAAGACGCAGGCGGAGGTGGAGGCCGAGGGCGTCTCGCCTGACCTCGCGCCGCACCGCGTCTTCGAGGGGAACCGGCCCACGAACACGATCCTTGCCGACCGACTGACCCCGCGCACGCTGGGCGCCCTGGTCGCCCTGTACGAGCACAAGGTTTTCGTGCAGGGGGCGGTCTGGGACATCAATTCCTTCGACCAGTGGGGCGTCGAGCTCGGCAAGGTGCTCGCCGGGAAGATCGTGCCCGAGTTGCAGGCGCAGGGTGAGCCGCAGCTCTCGCACGACTCCAGCACGAATACGCTGATTCGGCGGTACAGGGAGCGGCGGGGGTAG
- a CDS encoding GTP pyrophosphokinase: MSEALVQAYRDALPEYERLRDAAVAHTTRLLAGAGLNIHHVTGRVKRPASLADKLRRKAGRYPSLADVTDLVAVRVITYFESDVNVVARLVEEHHAVDWDHSIDKSKMHDPDRFGYMGVHYVVSPPPDVPEFAGLPVVGSGARFEVQIRSILQHAWAEIEHDLGYKNREAVPREVRRRFYRLAGLLEMADEEFMALHRLSRDYAATLQGRIAEGPDGVYIDAQSMTYLLGTSPVRDLDLAVAAALRVPLLENWPDPERPQRLASLLHYVGVRSVGQLLKELRRHEGEVERFAAALMPRLQEAWTPAGGARPGTSVVHYALLRACANTALDPQEVVSLLDLSGSRNVGEMVQTVREVYEREILNHAAD; encoded by the coding sequence ATGAGCGAGGCGTTGGTGCAGGCGTATCGGGACGCCCTGCCGGAATACGAGCGGCTGAGGGACGCGGCGGTCGCCCACACCACCCGGCTGCTCGCGGGGGCGGGGCTGAACATCCACCACGTGACGGGCCGGGTCAAGCGCCCCGCGAGCCTCGCCGACAAGCTGCGGCGCAAGGCGGGGCGCTACCCCTCGCTCGCCGACGTGACCGACCTCGTGGCCGTGCGCGTGATCACCTACTTCGAAAGCGACGTGAACGTGGTCGCCCGCCTCGTCGAGGAGCACCACGCGGTGGACTGGGACCACTCCATCGACAAGTCGAAGATGCACGACCCCGACCGCTTCGGGTACATGGGCGTGCACTACGTCGTGAGTCCGCCGCCCGACGTGCCCGAGTTCGCGGGCCTGCCGGTGGTGGGGTCGGGGGCGAGGTTCGAGGTGCAGATCCGCTCGATCCTCCAGCACGCCTGGGCGGAGATCGAACACGACCTCGGCTACAAGAACCGCGAGGCCGTCCCGCGTGAGGTCCGGCGCCGCTTTTACCGCCTCGCGGGCCTCTTGGAGATGGCCGACGAGGAATTCATGGCCCTGCACCGCTTATCGCGCGACTATGCCGCCACGCTGCAGGGGCGCATCGCCGAGGGCCCCGACGGCGTGTACATCGACGCGCAGAGCATGACCTATCTCCTCGGCACCTCCCCGGTGCGCGACCTCGACCTCGCCGTCGCCGCCGCCCTGCGGGTGCCTCTGCTCGAAAACTGGCCCGACCCCGAGCGGCCCCAGCGCCTCGCCAGCCTGCTGCATTACGTGGGCGTGCGCTCGGTCGGCCAACTCCTCAAGGAACTGCGGCGGCACGAGGGAGAGGTGGAGCGTTTCGCCGCCGCCCTGATGCCCCGCCTGCAAGAGGCCTGGACCCCGGCGGGGGGCGCGCGCCCCGGCACGAGCGTCGTCCACTACGCCCTGCTGCGGGCCTGCGCGAACACGGCCCTCGATCCCCAGGAGGTCGTCAGCCTCCTCGACCTCAGCGGCTCGCGCAACGTCGGCGAGATGGTCCAGACCGTACGGGAGGTCTACGAGCGGGAGATCCTGAACCACGCGGCGGATTAG
- a CDS encoding metallophosphoesterase, whose protein sequence is MRVYAIADLHLATVTPKPMTVFGPNWAGHPDAIFREWREVVRGEDLVLLPGDLSWAMRLPDALVDLDRVAELPGTKVLLRGNHDYWWTSAAKLRAALPPGMLAVQNDAVRVGKVVVCGSRGWLTPGYEPLGEDDERLLNREAERLRLSTQAAARLRHPGDALILMLHYPPASPPYPPNPLTAVIEAARPNLVVYGHLHGVNPERSLRHVGAVPAHLVAADGLKFRPKLLLETKG, encoded by the coding sequence ATGCGCGTCTACGCCATCGCCGACCTGCACCTCGCCACCGTCACGCCCAAGCCGATGACGGTCTTCGGGCCGAACTGGGCGGGGCACCCCGACGCGATCTTCCGGGAGTGGCGCGAGGTCGTGCGAGGGGAGGACCTCGTGCTGCTGCCGGGCGACCTCTCCTGGGCGATGCGGCTTCCCGACGCCCTGGTGGACCTCGACCGGGTCGCGGAGCTGCCGGGCACCAAGGTCTTGCTGCGGGGAAATCACGACTACTGGTGGACGAGCGCCGCCAAGCTGCGCGCCGCCCTGCCCCCCGGGATGCTCGCCGTGCAGAACGACGCCGTGCGGGTGGGCAAGGTGGTCGTGTGCGGCTCGCGCGGCTGGCTCACCCCCGGCTACGAGCCCCTGGGCGAGGATGACGAGCGGCTGCTCAACCGCGAGGCCGAGCGGCTGCGGCTCAGCACCCAGGCCGCCGCACGGCTCCGGCACCCTGGCGACGCCCTCATCCTGATGCTGCACTACCCGCCCGCCAGCCCGCCCTATCCCCCCAATCCCCTTACCGCTGTGATCGAGGCGGCCCGGCCCAATCTGGTCGTCTACGGGCATCTGCACGGGGTGAACCCGGAGCGGTCCCTGCGTCATGTCGGCGCCGTTCCCGCCCACCTCGTCGCGGCGGACGGGCTGAAGTTCCGCCCCAAACTGTTGCTGGAAACGAAGGGGTAA
- the rpsT gene encoding 30S ribosomal protein S20: MALRHKSAQKRHRQSLKRRLINRSRKSTIKTFTKKAVAAAQTGAENAGELQRKAESLLDKAAKGSTLHKNTAARKKSRLARAINKANAAKQQA; this comes from the coding sequence ATGGCCCTTCGTCACAAGTCCGCCCAGAAGCGTCACCGCCAGAGCCTCAAGCGCCGGTTGATCAACCGCAGCCGCAAGAGCACGATCAAGACTTTCACCAAGAAGGCCGTCGCCGCCGCGCAGACGGGCGCCGAGAACGCCGGAGAACTCCAGCGCAAGGCCGAGAGCCTGCTCGACAAGGCCGCCAAGGGCAGCACCCTCCACAAGAACACCGCCGCCCGCAAGAAGAGCCGCCTTGCCCGCGCCATCAACAAGGCCAACGCCGCCAAGCAGCAGGCGTAA
- a CDS encoding DinB family protein, whose amino-acid sequence MTALGFLSRSLAHTDWGDRRVLEALRQAPTPPPEAVRLLAHVLAAEHVWLRRLRGEDAGGTPIWPDADLEACGERLTLNGQAYRDLLETLTDARLDEVVTYPNSTGRVFHTSVGDILHHVFAHGAYHRGQIALTMRQAGLEPVNTDLITFVRETTPG is encoded by the coding sequence ATGACCGCCCTCGGGTTCCTCTCCCGCTCGCTGGCGCACACGGACTGGGGCGACCGCCGGGTGCTGGAGGCGTTGCGGCAGGCCCCCACCCCTCCCCCTGAAGCCGTGCGGCTGCTCGCCCACGTCCTCGCCGCCGAACACGTCTGGTTGCGGCGGCTGCGCGGCGAGGACGCCGGGGGCACGCCGATCTGGCCGGACGCAGATTTGGAGGCGTGCGGGGAACGCCTGACGCTGAACGGGCAGGCGTACCGTGACCTTCTCGAAACCCTGACCGACGCGCGCCTGGACGAGGTGGTGACCTACCCCAACAGCACGGGGCGGGTCTTCCACACGTCGGTGGGCGACATCCTGCACCACGTGTTCGCGCACGGGGCGTACCACCGGGGGCAGATCGCGCTGACCATGCGGCAGGCGGGGCTGGAGCCCGTGAACACCGACCTCATCACGTTCGTGCGGGAGACCACGCCGGGCTGA
- a CDS encoding VIT family protein — protein MSPVQPSAPAAATLTPTHQEHAFVLQKVQPALLGLMDGSVSTLAPIFATAGLTGKPIDAFFVGLAASIGAGISMGLAEALSDDGKVSGRGTPLGRGLITGLATILGGMLHTFPFLLPDLRAALTLAYVVVIAELLAIALIRWRYMRSPLGQTVFQVVVGGAVVFGVGVWLGRLGAGG, from the coding sequence ATGTCGCCCGTCCAGCCCTCTGCCCCCGCCGCCGCCACGCTCACGCCCACGCATCAGGAACACGCCTTCGTGCTGCAAAAGGTCCAGCCTGCGCTCCTGGGGTTGATGGACGGCAGCGTGAGCACCCTGGCGCCGATCTTTGCGACGGCGGGGCTGACGGGCAAACCCATCGACGCCTTTTTCGTCGGGCTGGCGGCCAGCATCGGGGCGGGCATCAGCATGGGGCTGGCCGAGGCGCTTTCCGACGACGGGAAGGTGAGCGGCCGGGGCACGCCGCTGGGGCGCGGGCTGATCACGGGGCTCGCCACCATCCTGGGCGGGATGCTGCACACCTTCCCCTTCCTGCTGCCCGACCTGCGCGCGGCGCTGACGCTGGCGTACGTGGTCGTGATCGCCGAGCTGCTCGCCATCGCCCTGATCCGCTGGCGGTACATGCGCAGCCCGCTCGGGCAGACGGTCTTTCAGGTCGTGGTGGGCGGCGCGGTCGTGTTCGGCGTGGGCGTGTGGCTGGGACGGCTCGGGGCGGGCGGGTAA
- a CDS encoding RecX family transcriptional regulator codes for MTAGENRGAGDRQKARDDLLAYAFRALSGRALTETELRARLLRRTDDETLAAEVLARVQELGYQSDEGVARAEGHRRGVGGFRVRQTLKRRGVGEGLIEETLATRDPEEEQADARAILERRWPSFARRRDPRATAYAFLARRGFPGAVIWAAIREVSAAHPEEGSGEDEPEVEFEELD; via the coding sequence GTGACGGCGGGCGAGAACAGGGGGGCAGGGGACCGGCAGAAGGCGCGTGACGACCTCCTCGCCTACGCCTTCCGGGCGCTGTCGGGCCGGGCGCTCACCGAGACGGAACTGCGCGCCCGCCTCCTGCGGCGCACCGACGACGAGACGCTGGCCGCCGAGGTCCTCGCCCGCGTGCAGGAGCTGGGCTACCAGAGCGACGAGGGCGTCGCCCGCGCGGAGGGTCACCGCCGGGGGGTGGGCGGTTTCCGTGTCCGGCAGACCCTCAAGCGCCGGGGGGTGGGGGAAGGCCTGATCGAGGAGACGCTCGCCACCCGCGACCCGGAGGAGGAACAGGCCGACGCGCGGGCGATCCTGGAGCGCCGCTGGCCCAGCTTCGCCCGCAGGCGTGACCCGAGGGCGACAGCCTACGCCTTCCTGGCCCGGCGCGGCTTTCCGGGAGCGGTGATCTGGGCGGCGATCCGGGAGGTGTCGGCGGCGCACCCGGAGGAGGGGAGCGGCGAGGACGAGCCCGAGGTGGAATTCGAGGAGCTGGATTGA
- a CDS encoding TetR/AcrR family transcriptional regulator, which produces MKVDRTEQDEARRERIARAAFELFARSGLDATSAQDIARAAYVSRTNLYRYYPSKVHMLLAHFERTVHDTRDEAVRRLHAGAAPQAVWAHVTTRMADLGVRYGHLVGAVGHAVLGGRREQEPGEGVRTALTLVALVEPVLIAMRDRGALRGEVNTHLLSALLVDACLLALLHGGYRDQREVLRDWQDRFSLLIHGALAPGVSLGDVADALPDPKG; this is translated from the coding sequence GTGAAGGTAGACCGGACCGAGCAGGACGAGGCGCGGCGCGAACGGATCGCCCGGGCCGCCTTCGAGCTGTTCGCCCGCAGCGGTCTGGACGCCACGAGCGCGCAGGACATCGCCCGCGCGGCCTACGTGAGCCGCACGAACCTCTACCGTTACTACCCCAGCAAGGTCCACATGCTGCTCGCCCACTTCGAGCGCACCGTGCACGACACCCGCGACGAGGCGGTGCGGCGGCTGCACGCGGGCGCAGCCCCCCAGGCGGTGTGGGCCCACGTCACCACCCGGATGGCCGACCTCGGCGTGCGGTACGGGCACCTCGTCGGAGCGGTCGGGCACGCCGTCCTGGGCGGGCGGCGCGAGCAGGAGCCCGGCGAGGGCGTCCGCACGGCCCTCACCCTCGTCGCCCTCGTCGAGCCCGTCCTCATCGCCATGCGAGACCGGGGGGCGCTGCGGGGCGAGGTGAACACCCACCTGCTCAGCGCCCTGCTCGTGGACGCCTGCCTCCTCGCCCTGCTGCACGGCGGCTACCGCGACCAGCGCGAGGTGCTGCGCGACTGGCAAGACCGCTTCAGCCTGCTGATCCACGGCGCCCTCGCCCCCGGCGTGAGTCTGGGGGACGTGGCGGACGCCCTGCCGGACCCCAAGGGCTGA
- a CDS encoding PLP-dependent aminotransferase family protein: MTRTVPALRPALPGEALHARVARTLREAMLEGTLAQGTRLPGHRALAARLGVSRNTVVDALAQLAVEGYVHSSARSGTRVAVPGAAPLREDPSAAPLPLSAWAARALAGRVPDAGGGYAVDFRVGQPVPDLYPAGAWAQALTRQARAAGERGEGGPTDDLGTLLGPPETRRALAAYLNAERGARVTPDMVMLTGGTQASLDALARVFLEEGRVAAVEDPTYPGARAALGATGATLCPVPVDAAGLDPAALPRQATLLYLTPGAQYPTTVTLPAGRQSEVVAWARRAGAFILEDDYAADLHHGGRSPAAMQGLAPDRVILLGSFSKSLAPVTRSGYLVAPEPVTRVLAGTRPLTDRAPATLDALALADVLASGAYARHLRGARSAIRRRHEVLLAALASGLPGWEVTPARAGLHVHVTLPAPLSEEEAIRRAASAGVALSPAAPLAHHARPPAVLLAFAHLPPERLREGVARLTRVFFPALPPNGRAEAGFVKKE, translated from the coding sequence TTGACGCGGACCGTCCCCGCATTGCGGCCCGCGCTTCCGGGCGAGGCGCTGCACGCGCGGGTGGCCCGGACGCTGCGCGAGGCGATGCTGGAAGGAACCCTGGCTCAGGGCACGCGGTTGCCGGGACACCGCGCCCTCGCCGCTCGGCTGGGCGTCTCGCGCAACACGGTGGTGGACGCCCTCGCGCAGCTTGCCGTGGAGGGGTACGTGCACAGCAGCGCCCGCAGCGGCACCCGGGTCGCCGTGCCGGGTGCCGCGCCCCTCCGGGAGGACCCCTCCGCCGCCCCCCTGCCCCTCAGCGCGTGGGCGGCGCGGGCCCTCGCCGGGCGGGTGCCGGACGCGGGCGGCGGGTACGCGGTGGACTTCCGGGTCGGGCAGCCCGTCCCCGACCTCTACCCGGCGGGCGCGTGGGCGCAGGCCCTGACCCGCCAGGCCCGCGCCGCCGGGGAACGCGGGGAGGGCGGCCCGACCGACGACCTCGGCACCCTCCTCGGCCCCCCCGAGACGCGCCGGGCCCTGGCCGCCTACCTGAACGCCGAGCGCGGCGCCCGCGTCACCCCCGACATGGTGATGCTGACGGGGGGCACCCAGGCCTCGCTCGACGCGCTGGCGCGGGTCTTTCTGGAGGAGGGGCGGGTGGCCGCCGTCGAGGACCCCACCTACCCGGGCGCGCGGGCGGCGCTCGGGGCGACGGGGGCGACTCTCTGCCCGGTGCCGGTGGACGCGGCGGGCCTTGACCCGGCGGCGCTGCCCCGGCAGGCCACCCTGCTCTACCTGACCCCGGGGGCCCAGTACCCCACGACGGTCACGCTGCCCGCCGGGCGGCAATCGGAGGTGGTGGCCTGGGCGCGGCGGGCGGGGGCCTTCATCCTGGAGGACGATTACGCCGCCGACCTCCACCACGGCGGGCGGTCCCCGGCGGCGATGCAGGGGCTCGCCCCCGACCGGGTGATCTTGCTCGGCAGCTTCAGCAAGAGCCTCGCCCCCGTCACCCGCAGCGGTTACCTCGTCGCGCCCGAGCCCGTCACGCGCGTGCTGGCGGGCACCCGGCCCCTGACCGACCGCGCCCCCGCCACGCTCGACGCCCTGGCGCTCGCGGACGTGCTCGCCTCGGGGGCGTACGCGCGGCACCTGCGGGGGGCGCGGTCGGCCATCCGCCGCCGCCACGAGGTCCTGCTCGCGGCCCTGGCCTCCGGGCTCCCGGGGTGGGAGGTCACGCCCGCCCGCGCCGGGCTGCACGTCCACGTCACCCTGCCCGCGCCCCTCTCGGAGGAGGAGGCGATTCGGCGGGCGGCCTCGGCCGGGGTGGCCCTCTCTCCCGCCGCACCGCTCGCGCACCACGCCCGGCCCCCCGCCGTGCTGCTCGCCTTCGCGCACCTGCCGCCCGAGCGGCTGCGGGAGGGGGTGGCCCGCCTCACCCGTGTCTTTTTTCCCGCTCTCCCCCCCAACGGGCGGGCTGAGGCAGGCTTCGTGAAGAAGGAGTAA